Proteins encoded in a region of the Uloborus diversus isolate 005 chromosome 1, Udiv.v.3.1, whole genome shotgun sequence genome:
- the LOC129234241 gene encoding fibroin heavy chain-like isoform X16, with protein sequence MQWSTYLALFFAVFCAQSYSALGQGASVWSSPQMAENFMNGFSVALSQAGAFSGQEMKDFDDVRDIMNSAMDKMIRSGKSGRGAMRAMNAAFGSAIAEIVAANGGKEYQIGAVLDAVTNTLLQLTGNVDNGFLNEISRLITLFSSVEANDVSASAGADASGSSGPVGGYSSGAGAAVGQGTAQAVGYGGGAQGVASSAAAGATNYAQGVSTGSTQNVATSTVTTTTNVAGSTATGYNTGYGIGAAAGAAAGASSGYGTGYGTGAGAGAGAGSGAGYGAGAGAGAGSGAGYGAGAGAGAGSGYGAGAGAGAGSGYGAGAGAGAGAGSGYGAGAGAGAASGAGYGAGAGAGAGTGYGAGAGAGAASGAGYGAGAGSGYGAGAGAGAGSGYGAGAGAGAGAGAGSGYGAGAGAGAGSGYGAGAGAGAGAGSGYGAGAGAGAGSGYGAGAGAGAGSGYSTGAGYSAGAASAGSSSSTQVTTQQTVTSQASAAGAGYGVGAGAGAGAGAGAGYGAGAEAGYGAGSGARAGAGAGAGYGSGAGAGAGSGYGSSAGAGAGAGAGAGAGYGAGAGAGSGAGYGAGAGAGSGAGYGAGAGAGSGYGAGAGAGAGSGYGAGAGAGAGSGYGAGAGAGAGAGAGSGYGAGAGARAGAGAGTGAGYGSGYGASSGSGAGAAAGSGAAAGAGYGTGAGYSTGAASAGSSSSTQVITQQTVTSGASGAASGYSASSGVAAGAGVGSGYGAGSGAGAAAGARAGSGYGAGAGAGAGSGFGAGAGAGAGSGYGVGAGAGAGSGYGVGAGAAAGSGYGAGAGAGAGSGYGAGAGSGYGQGAGASAGAAAAGAGAGYGGQAGYGQGAGASAGAAAGAGAGYGGQAGYGQGAGASAGAAAAGAGAGYGGQAGYGQGAGASAGAAAAAAGAGYGGQAGYGQGAGASAGAAAAGAGAGRQAGYGQGAGASAGAAAAGAGAGSRAGYGQGAGATSGAAAAAGAGAGYGGQAGYGQGAGASAGAAAAGAGAGRQAGYGQGAGASAGAAAAAGAGAGYGGQAGYGQGAGASAGAAAAGAGAGYGGQAGYGQGAGASAGAAAAGAGAGRQAGYGQGAGASAGAAAAGAGAGYGGQAGYGQGAGASAGAAAAGAGAGRQAGYGQGAGASAGAAAAAGAGAGYGGQAGYGQGAGASAGAAAAGAGAGRQAGYGQGAGASAGAAAAAGAGAGYGGQAGYGQGAGASSGAAAAAGAGAGYGGQAGYGQGAGASAGAAAAGAAAGRQASYGQGAGASAGAAAAGAGAGYGSQAGYGQGAGASAGAAAAGAGAGRQAGYGQGAGASAGAAAAGAGAGRQAGYGQGAGASAGAAGAGAGYGGQAGYGQGAGASAGAAAAGAAAGRQAGYGQGAGASAGAAAAGAGAGYGGQAGYGQGAGASAGAAAAGAGAGRQAGYGQGAGASAGAAAAGAGAGYGGQAGYGQGAGASAGAAAAGAAAGRQAGYGQGAGASAGAAAAGAGAGYGGQAGYRQGTGAAASAAAASAGAASSQVVSRTTTTTSQSAAGGAASGYSTGVGSGAVATASGAGYGGQSGYGTGAGAAAGAAASGAGAGYGGQAGYGQGAGASAAATASAASNRIVSAPAVNRMSAASSTLVSNGAFNVGALGSTISNMAAQIQASSQGLSSAEATVQALLEVISVLTHMLSSANIGYVDFSRVGDSASAVSQSMAYAG encoded by the exons ATGCAGTGGTCAACTTACCTTGCCTTATTCTTCGCTGTTTTTTGCGCCCAGAGCTACTCAGCTCTGGGGCAAGGAGCCTCAGTATGGTCAAGCCCCCAAATGGCCGAGAACTTCATGAACGGCTTCTCCGTTGCACTTTCGCAAGCTGGAGCATTCAGTGGGCAGGAGATGAAAGACTTCGATGATGTCAGAGATATCATGAACTCTGCAATGGACAAGATGATAAGGTCCGGGAAAAGTGGCCGTGGCGCGATGAGGGCCATGAACGCAGCGTTCGGCTCAGCTATTGCAGAAATCGTTGCTGCTAACGGCGGAAAAGAATACCAAATAGGCGCAGTTCTAGATGCAGTTACTAATACTCTTCTACAGCTGACCGGAAATGTTGATAACGGTTTTCTCAATGAAATCAGTCGACTCATCACGCTATTTAGCAGTGTAGAAGCAAACGACGTATCAGCATCTGCGGGGGCAGATGCATCCGGAAGTTCAGGTCCAGTAGGTGGATACTCATCCGGAGCAGGAGCAGCAGTTGGACAGGGAACAGCTCAGGCTGTAGGATACGGAGGAGGAGCACAAGGAGTTGCATCAAGTGCTGCTGCCGGAGCAACAAATTATGCTCAAGGCGTGTCTACCGGAAGTACACAAAATGTCGCAACTTCCACTGTCACAACAACAACAAATGTTGCAGGTTCAACTGCAACAGGATACAACACCGGATATGGAATTGGTGCAGCAGCAGGAGCAGCCGCTGGCGCAAGCTCTGGATACGGAACAGGCTATGGAACCGGAGCTGGAGCAGGTGCTGGTGCTGGTTCAGGCGCTGGTTATGGTGCTGGTGCAGGAGCGGGAGCTGGTTCAGGCGCTGGTTATGGTGCCGGTGCAGGAGCAGGTGCAGGTTCTGGATACGGTGCTGGTGCAGGAGCTGGAGCAGGATCTGGTTATGGCGCGGGTGCAGGAGCAGGAGCCGGAGCAGGATCTGGTTACGGCGCTGGTGCAGGAGCTGGAGCCGCTTCAGGTGCTGGTTATGGAGCTGGTGCAGGAGCAGGTGCAGGTACTGGATACGGTGCTGGTGCAGGAGCAGGAGCTGCTTCAGGTGCTGGTTATGGAGCTGGTGCAGGTTCTGGATACGGTGCTGGTGCAGGAGCTGGAGCAGGATCTGGTTATGGCGCGGGTGCAGGAGCAGGAGCAGGAGCCGGAGCAGGATCTGGTTACGGCGCTGGTGCAGGAGCTGGAGCAGGATCTGGTTACGGCGCTGGAGCGGGAGCAGGAGCTGGAGCAGGATCTGGATACGGCGCTGGTGCAGGAGCAGGTGCAGGATCTGGTTACGGTGCTGGTGCAGGAGCTGGAGCAGGATCTGGCTACAGTACTGGAGCAGGATATTCTGCAGGTGCTGCGTCAGCTGGCAGCAGTTCGAGCACTCAAGTAACAACTCAACAAACTGTTACATCACAGGCTTCTGCAGCAGGAGCTGGATACGGAGTTGGCGCAGGAGCTGGAGCTGGAGCTGGAGCAGGAGCTGGCTACGGTGCAGGTGCCGAAGCTGGTTATGGTGCTGGTTCAGGAGCTCGTGCAGGAGCCGGCGCAGGGGCTGGGTATGGCAGTGGAGCAGGAGCTGGTGCAGGATCTGGTTACGGCAGTAGTGCAGGAGCGGGAGCTGGGGCTGGTGCTGGAGCTGGTGCCGGCTACGGTGCTGGTGCTGGAGCAGGATCTGGTGCCGGCTACGGTGCTGGTGCTGGAGCAGGATCTGGTGCCGGCTACGGTGCTGGTGCTGGAGCAGGATCTGGTTACGGTGCTGGTGCAGGAGCTGGAGCAGGATCTGGTTACGGCGCTGGTGCAGGAGCTGGAGCAGGTTCTGGCTACGGTGCTGGTGCAGGAGCAGGAGCTGGCGCAGGAGCAGGATCTGGTTACGGCGCTGGTGCTGGAGCTAGAGCTGGGGCTGGAGCTGGGACTGGTGCTGGCTACGGAAGTGGTTATGGAGCAAGCAGTGGATCCGGAGCTGGAGCAGCCGCAGGCTCAGGAGCTGCAGCTGGGGCTGGGTATGGTACTGGAGCAGGATATTCAACTGGCGCTGCATCGGCTGGCAGCAGTTCAAGCACTCAGGTAATAACTCAACAGACTGTTACATCTGGCGCATCTGGAGCAGCATCTGGTTACAGTGCTAGTTCAGGAGTGGCAGCAGGAGCAGGAGTGGGGTCTGGTTACGGTGCTGGTTCAGGAGCGGGAGCAGCAGCAGGAGCTAGAGCAGGATCTGGTTATGGTGCTGGAGCAGGAGCCGGAGCAGGATCTGGTTTCGGTGCAGGCGCAGGAGCAGGAGCAGGATCTGGCTACGGCGTTGGTGCAGGAGCTGGAGCAGGATCTGGGTACGGCGTAGGTGCAGGAGCTGCAGCAGGATCCGGTTACGGCGCCGGTGCAGGAGCTGGAGCAGGATCAGGTTATGGCGCTGGAGCAGGATCTGGTTATGGTCAAGGAGCCGGTGCTTCAGCAGGAGCAGCAGCAGCTGGTGCAGGCGCTGGATATGGAGGTCAAGCAGGTTATGGACAAGGAGCTGGTGCTTCAGCAGGAGCAGCAGCTGGTGCAGGTGCTGGATATGGAGGACAAGCAGGTTATGGACAAGGAGCTGGTGCTTCAGCAGGAGCAGCAGCAGCTGGTGCAGGCGCTGGATATGGAGGACAAGCAGGTTATGGACAAGGAGCCGGTGCATCAGCAGGAGCAGCAGCAGCTGCTGCAGGCGCTGGATATGGAGGACAAGCAGGTTATGGACAAGGAGCCGGCGCTTCAGCAGGAGCAGCAGCTGCTGGTGCAGGTGCTGGAAGACAAGCAGGTTACGGGCAAGGAGCTGGTGCTTCTGCAGGAGCAGCAGCTGCTGGTGCAGGTGCTGGAAGCCGAGCAGGTTACGGACAAGGAGCCGGTGCAACATCAGGAGCAGCAGCAGCAGCTGGTGCAGGCGCTGGATATGGAGGACAAGCAGGTTATGGACAAGGAGCCGGCGCTTCAGCAGGAGCAGCAGCTGCTGGTGCAGGAGCTGGAAGACAAGCAGGTTACGGACAAGGAGCCGGTGCATCAGCAGGAGCAGCAGCAGCAGCTGGTGCAGGCGCTGGATATGGAGGACAAGCAG GTTACGGACAAGGAGCCGGTGCATCAGCAGGAGCAGCAGCAGCTGGTGCAGGCGCTGGATATGGAGGACAAGCAGGTTATGGACAAGGAGCCGGCGCTTCAGCAGGAGCAGCAGCTGCTGGTGCAGGTGCTGGAAGACAAGCAGGTTACGGACAAGGAGCCGGTGCATCAGCAGGAGCAGCAGCAGCTGGTGCAGGCGCTGGATATGGAGGACAAGCAGGTTATGGACAAGGAGCTGGCGCTTCAGCAGGAGCAGCAGCTGCTGGTGCAGGAGCTGGAAGACAAGCAGGTTACGGACAAGGAGCCGGTGCATCAGCAGGAGCAGCAGCAGCAGCTGGTGCAGGCGCTGGATATGGAGGACAAGCAGGTTATGGACAAGGAGCTGGCGCTTCAGCAGGAGCAGCAGCTGCTGGTGCAGGAGCTGGAAGACAAGCAGGTTACGGACAAGGAGCCGGTGCATCAGCAGGAGCAGCAGCAGCAGCTGGTGCAGGCGCTGGATATGGAGGACAAGCAGGTTATGGACAAGGAGCCGGTGCATCATCAGGAGCAGCAGCAGCAGCTGGTGCAGGCGCTGGATATGGGGGACAAGCAGGTTATGGACAAGGAGCCGGCGCTTCAGCAGGAGCAGCAGCTGCTGGTGCAGCCGCTGGAAGACAAGCAAGTTATGGACAAGGAGCCGGTGCATCAGCAGGAGCAGCAGCAGCTGGTGCAGGCGCTGGATACGGAAGTCAAGCAGGTTACGGACAAGGAGCCGGTGCATCAGCTGGAGCAGCAGCAGCTGGTGCAGGAGCTGGAAGACAAGCAGGTTACGGACAAGGAGCCGGTGCATCAGCAGGAGCAGCAGCAGCTGGTGCAGGCGCTGGAAGACAAGCAGGTTACGGACAAGGAGCCGGTGCATCAGCAGGAGCAGCTGGTGCTGGCGCGGGATATGGAGGACAAGCAGGTTATGGACAAGGAGCCGGCGCTTCAGCAGGAGCAGCAGCTGCTGGTGCAGCCGCTGGAAGACAAGCAGGTTATGGACAAGGAGCCGGTGCATCAGCAGGAGCAGCAGCAGCTGGTGCAGGCGCTGGATACGGAGGTCAAGCAGGTTACGGACAAGGAGCCGGTGCATCAGCTGGAGCAGCAGCAGCTGGTGCAGGAGCTGGAAGACAAGCAGGTTACGGACAAGGAGCCGGTGCATCAGCAGGAGCAGCAGCAGCTGGTGCAGGCGCTGGATATGGAGGACAAGCAGGTTATGGACAAGGCGCCGGCGCTTCAGCAGGAGCAGCAGCTGCTGGTGCAGCCGCTGGAAGACAAGCAGGTTATGGACAAGGAGCCGGTGCATCAGCAGGAGCAGCAGCAGCTGGTGCAGGCGCTGGATACGGAGGTCAAGCAGGTTACAGACAAGGAACTGGTGCTGCAGCAAGTGCCGCAGCTGCTAGTGCAGGAGCCGCTAGTTCACAAGTTGTATCCAGAACAACGACAACCACATCACAATCCGCAGCAGGAGGAGCTGCTTCTGGATATAGTACAGGAGTTGGGTCTGGAGCGGTAGCTACTGCTTCAGGTGCTGGATATGGAGGACAATCAGGATACGGAACTGGAGCAGGTGCAGCAGCAGGAGCTGCAGCTTCCGGCGCAGGAGCTGGATATGGAGGTCAAGCTGGATACGGACAAGGTGCAGGAGCCTCAGCAGCAGCAACCGCTTCAGCTGCAAGCAACCGAATTGTATCTGCTCCTGCTGTCAATCGAATGAGCGCAGCATCTTCAACTCTTGTTTCTAACGGCGCTTTTAACGTCGGTGCTCTTGGTTCAACGATTTCAAATATGGCTGCTCAGATCCAAGCTAGTTCACAAGGACTTTCTAGTGCAGAAGCAACTGTGCAAGCTCTTCTTGAAGTAATTTCGGTTCTTACCCACATGCTCAGTTCGGCAAACATTGGATACGTCGATTTCAGTCGTGTTGGAGATTCCGCATCTGCTGTCTCTCAATCAATGGCCTATGCTGGTTAA
- the LOC129234241 gene encoding fibroin heavy chain-like isoform X11: protein MQWSTYLALFFAVFCAQSYSALGQGASVWSSPQMAENFMNGFSVALSQAGAFSGQEMKDFDDVRDIMNSAMDKMIRSGKSGRGAMRAMNAAFGSAIAEIVAANGGKEYQIGAVLDAVTNTLLQLTGNVDNGFLNEISRLITLFSSVEANDVSASAGADASGSSGPVGGYSSGAGAAVGQGTAQAVGYGGGAQGVASSAAAGATNYAQGVSTGSTQNVATSTVTTTTNVAGSTATGYNTGYGIGAAAGAAAGASSGYGTGYGTGAGAGAGAGSGAGYGAGAGAGAGSGAGYGAGAGAGAGSGYGAGAGAGAGSGYGAGAGAGAGAGSGYGAGAGAGAASGAGYGAGAGAGAGTGYGAGAGAGAASGAGYGAGAGSGYGAGAGAGAGSGYGAGAGAGAGAGAGSGYGAGAGAGAGSGYGAGAGAGAGAGSGYGAGAGAGAGSGYGAGAGAGAGSGYSTGAGYSAGAASAGSSSSTQVTTQQTVTSQASAAGAGYGVGAGAGAGAGAGAGYGAGAEAGYGAGSGARAGAGAGAGYGSGAGAGAGSGYGSSAGAGAGAGAGAGAGYGAGAGAGSGAGYGAGAGAGSGAGYGAGAGAGSGYGAGAGAGAGSGYGAGAGAGAGSGYGAGAGAGAGAGAGSGYGAGAGARAGAGAGTGAGYGSGYGASSGSGAGAAAGSGAAAGAGYGTGAGYSTGAASAGSSSSTQVITQQTVTSGASGAASGYSASSGVAAGAGVGSGYGAGSGAGAAAGARAGSGYGAGAGAGAGSGFGAGAGAGAGSGYGVGAGAGAGSGYGVGAGAAAGSGYGAGAGAGAGSGYGAGAGSGYGQGAGASAGAAAAGAGAGYGGQAGYGQGAGASAGAAAGAGAGYGGQAGYGQGAGASAGAAAAGAGAGYGGQAGYGQGAGASAGAAAAAAGAGYGGQAGYGQGAGASAGAAAAGAGAGRQAGYGQGAGASAGAAAAGAGAGSRAGYGQGAGATSGAAAAAGAGAGYGGQAGYGQGAGASAGAAAAGAGAGRQAGYGQGAGASAGAAAAAGAGAGYGGQAGYGQGAGAAAGTAAAGAGAGRQAGYGQGAGASAGAAAAGASAGYGGQAGYGQGAGASSGAAAAAGAGAGRQAGYGQGAGASAGAAAAGAGAGYGGQAGYGQGAGASAGAAAAGAGAGYGGQAGYGQGAGASAGAAAAGAGAGYGGQAGYGQGAGASAGAAAAGAGAGRQAGYGQGAGASAGAAAAGAGAGYGGQAGYGQGAGASAGAAAAGAGAGRQAGYGQGAGASAGAAAAGAGAGYGGQAGYGQGAGASAGAAAAGAGAGRQAGYGQGAGASAGAAAAGAGAGYGGQAGYGQGAGASAGAAAAGAGAGRQAGYGQGAGASAGAAAAAGAGAGYGGQAGYGQGAGASAGAAAAGAGAGRQAGYGQGAGASAGAAAAAGAGAGYGGQAGYGQGAGASSGAAAAAGAGAGYGGQAGYGQGAGASAGAAAAGAAAGRQASYGQGAGASAGAAAAGAGAGYGSQAGYGQGAGASAGAAAAGAGAGRQAGYGQGAGASAGAAAAGAGAGRQAGYGQGAGASAGAAGAGAGYGGQAGYGQGAGASAGAAAAGAAAGRQAGYGQGAGASAGAAAAGAGAGYGGQAGYGQGAGASAGAAAAGAGAGRQAGYGQGAGASAGAAAAGAGAGYGGQAGYGQGAGASAGAAAAGAAAGRQAGYGQGAGASAGAAAAGAGAGYGGQAGYRQGTGAAASAAAASAGAASSQVVSRTTTTTSQSAAGGAASGYSTGVGSGAVATASGAGYGGQSGYGTGAGAAAGAAASGAGAGYGGQAGYGQGAGASAAATASAASNRIVSAPAVNRMSAASSTLVSNGAFNVGALGSTISNMAAQIQASSQGLSSAEATVQALLEVISVLTHMLSSANIGYVDFSRVGDSASAVSQSMAYAG from the exons ATGCAGTGGTCAACTTACCTTGCCTTATTCTTCGCTGTTTTTTGCGCCCAGAGCTACTCAGCTCTGGGGCAAGGAGCCTCAGTATGGTCAAGCCCCCAAATGGCCGAGAACTTCATGAACGGCTTCTCCGTTGCACTTTCGCAAGCTGGAGCATTCAGTGGGCAGGAGATGAAAGACTTCGATGATGTCAGAGATATCATGAACTCTGCAATGGACAAGATGATAAGGTCCGGGAAAAGTGGCCGTGGCGCGATGAGGGCCATGAACGCAGCGTTCGGCTCAGCTATTGCAGAAATCGTTGCTGCTAACGGCGGAAAAGAATACCAAATAGGCGCAGTTCTAGATGCAGTTACTAATACTCTTCTACAGCTGACCGGAAATGTTGATAACGGTTTTCTCAATGAAATCAGTCGACTCATCACGCTATTTAGCAGTGTAGAAGCAAACGACGTATCAGCATCTGCGGGGGCAGATGCATCCGGAAGTTCAGGTCCAGTAGGTGGATACTCATCCGGAGCAGGAGCAGCAGTTGGACAGGGAACAGCTCAGGCTGTAGGATACGGAGGAGGAGCACAAGGAGTTGCATCAAGTGCTGCTGCCGGAGCAACAAATTATGCTCAAGGCGTGTCTACCGGAAGTACACAAAATGTCGCAACTTCCACTGTCACAACAACAACAAATGTTGCAGGTTCAACTGCAACAGGATACAACACCGGATATGGAATTGGTGCAGCAGCAGGAGCAGCCGCTGGCGCAAGCTCTGGATACGGAACAGGCTATGGAACCGGAGCTGGAGCAGGTGCTGGTGCTGGTTCAGGCGCTGGTTATGGTGCTGGTGCAGGAGCGGGAGCTGGTTCAGGCGCTGGTTATGGTGCCGGTGCAGGAGCAGGTGCAGGTTCTGGATACGGTGCTGGTGCAGGAGCTGGAGCAGGATCTGGTTATGGCGCGGGTGCAGGAGCAGGAGCCGGAGCAGGATCTGGTTACGGCGCTGGTGCAGGAGCTGGAGCCGCTTCAGGTGCTGGTTATGGAGCTGGTGCAGGAGCAGGTGCAGGTACTGGATACGGTGCTGGTGCAGGAGCAGGAGCTGCTTCAGGTGCTGGTTATGGAGCTGGTGCAGGTTCTGGATACGGTGCTGGTGCAGGAGCTGGAGCAGGATCTGGTTATGGCGCGGGTGCAGGAGCAGGAGCAGGAGCCGGAGCAGGATCTGGTTACGGCGCTGGTGCAGGAGCTGGAGCAGGATCTGGTTACGGCGCTGGAGCGGGAGCAGGAGCTGGAGCAGGATCTGGATACGGCGCTGGTGCAGGAGCAGGTGCAGGATCTGGTTACGGTGCTGGTGCAGGAGCTGGAGCAGGATCTGGCTACAGTACTGGAGCAGGATATTCTGCAGGTGCTGCGTCAGCTGGCAGCAGTTCGAGCACTCAAGTAACAACTCAACAAACTGTTACATCACAGGCTTCTGCAGCAGGAGCTGGATACGGAGTTGGCGCAGGAGCTGGAGCTGGAGCTGGAGCAGGAGCTGGCTACGGTGCAGGTGCCGAAGCTGGTTATGGTGCTGGTTCAGGAGCTCGTGCAGGAGCCGGCGCAGGGGCTGGGTATGGCAGTGGAGCAGGAGCTGGTGCAGGATCTGGTTACGGCAGTAGTGCAGGAGCGGGAGCTGGGGCTGGTGCTGGAGCTGGTGCCGGCTACGGTGCTGGTGCTGGAGCAGGATCTGGTGCCGGCTACGGTGCTGGTGCTGGAGCAGGATCTGGTGCCGGCTACGGTGCTGGTGCTGGAGCAGGATCTGGTTACGGTGCTGGTGCAGGAGCTGGAGCAGGATCTGGTTACGGCGCTGGTGCAGGAGCTGGAGCAGGTTCTGGCTACGGTGCTGGTGCAGGAGCAGGAGCTGGCGCAGGAGCAGGATCTGGTTACGGCGCTGGTGCTGGAGCTAGAGCTGGGGCTGGAGCTGGGACTGGTGCTGGCTACGGAAGTGGTTATGGAGCAAGCAGTGGATCCGGAGCTGGAGCAGCCGCAGGCTCAGGAGCTGCAGCTGGGGCTGGGTATGGTACTGGAGCAGGATATTCAACTGGCGCTGCATCGGCTGGCAGCAGTTCAAGCACTCAGGTAATAACTCAACAGACTGTTACATCTGGCGCATCTGGAGCAGCATCTGGTTACAGTGCTAGTTCAGGAGTGGCAGCAGGAGCAGGAGTGGGGTCTGGTTACGGTGCTGGTTCAGGAGCGGGAGCAGCAGCAGGAGCTAGAGCAGGATCTGGTTATGGTGCTGGAGCAGGAGCCGGAGCAGGATCTGGTTTCGGTGCAGGCGCAGGAGCAGGAGCAGGATCTGGCTACGGCGTTGGTGCAGGAGCTGGAGCAGGATCTGGGTACGGCGTAGGTGCAGGAGCTGCAGCAGGATCCGGTTACGGCGCCGGTGCAGGAGCTGGAGCAGGATCAGGTTATGGCGCTGGAGCAGGATCTGGTTATGGTCAAGGAGCCGGTGCTTCAGCAGGAGCAGCAGCAGCTGGTGCAGGCGCTGGATATGGAGGTCAAGCAGGTTATGGACAAGGAGCTGGTGCTTCAGCAGGAGCAGCAGCTGGTGCAGGTGCTGGATATGGAGGACAAGCAGGTTATGGACAAGGAGCTGGTGCTTCAGCAGGAGCAGCAGCAGCTGGTGCAGGCGCTGGATATGGAGGACAAGCAGGTTATGGACAAGGAGCCGGTGCATCAGCAGGAGCAGCAGCAGCTGCTGCAGGCGCTGGATATGGAGGACAAGCAGGTTATGGACAAGGAGCCGGCGCTTCAGCAGGAGCAGCAGCTGCTGGTGCAGGTGCTGGAAGACAAGCAGGTTACGGGCAAGGAGCTGGTGCTTCTGCAGGAGCAGCAGCTGCTGGTGCAGGTGCTGGAAGCCGAGCAGGTTACGGACAAGGAGCCGGTGCAACATCAGGAGCAGCAGCAGCAGCTGGTGCAGGCGCTGGATATGGAGGACAAGCAGGTTATGGACAAGGAGCCGGCGCTTCAGCAGGAGCAGCAGCTGCTGGTGCAGGAGCTGGAAGACAAGCAGGTTACGGACAAGGAGCCGGTGCATCAGCAGGAGCAGCAGCAGCAGCTGGTGCAGGCGCTGGATATGGAGGACAAGCAGGTTACGGACAAGGAGCCGGTGCAGCAGCAGGAACAGCAGCAGCTGGTGCAGGCGCTGGAAGACAAGCAGGTTACGGGCAAGGAGCCGGTGCATCAGCAGGAGCAGCAGCAGCTGGTGCAAGCGCTGGATATGGAGGACAAGCAGGTTATGGACAAGGAGCCGGTGCATCATCAGGAGCAGCAGCAGCAGCTGGTGCAGGCGCTGGAAGACAAGCAGGTTACGGACAAGGAGCTGGTGCATCAGCAGGAGCAGCAGCAGCTGGTGCAGGCGCTGGATATGGAGGACAAGCAG GTTATGGACAAGGAGCCGGTGCATCAGCAGGAGCAGCAGCAGCTGGTGCAGGCGCTGGATACGGAGGTCAAGCAGGTTACGGACAAGGAGCCGGTGCATCAGCAGGAGCTGCAGCAGCTGGTGCAGGAGCTGGATATGGAGGACAAGCAGGTTATGGACAAGGAGCCGGTGCTTCAGCAGGAGCAGCAGCTGCTGGTGCAGGTGCAGGAAGACAAGCAGGTTACGGACAAGGAGCCGGTGCATCAGCAGGAGCAGCAGCAGCTGGTGCAGGAGCTGGATATGGAGGACAAGCAGGTTATGGACAAGGAGCCGGTGCTTCAGCAGGAGCAGCAGCTGCTGGTGCAGGTGCAGGAAGACAAGCAGGTTACGGACAAGGAGCCGGTGCATCAGCAGGAGCAGCAGCAGCTGGTGCAGGCGCTGGATATGGAGGACAAGCAGGTTATGGACAAGGAGCCGGCGCTTCAGCAGGAGCAGCAGCTGCTGGTGCAGGTGCTGGAAGACAAGCAGGTTACGGACAAGGAGCCGGTGCATCAGCAGGAGCAGCAGCAGCTGGTGCAGGCGCTGGATATGGAGGACAAGCAGGTTATGGACAAGGAGCTGGCGCTTCAGCAGGAGCAGCAGCTGCTGGTGCAGGAGCTGGAAGACAAGCAGGTTACGGACAAGGAGCCGGTGCATCAGCAGGAGCAGCAGCAGCAGCTGGTGCAGGCGCTGGATATGGAGGACAAGCAGGTTATGGACAAGGAGCTGGCGCTTCAGCAGGAGCAGCAGCTGCTGGTGCAGGAGCTGGAAGACAAGCAGGTTACGGACAAGGAGCCGGTGCATCAGCAGGAGCAGCAGCAGCAGCTGGTGCAGGCGCTGGATATGGAGGACAAGCAGGTTATGGACAAGGAGCCGGTGCATCATCAGGAGCAGCAGCAGCAGCTGGTGCAGGCGCTGGATATGGGGGACAAGCAGGTTATGGACAAGGAGCCGGCGCTTCAGCAGGAGCAGCAGCTGCTGGTGCAGCCGCTGGAAGACAAGCAAGTTATGGACAAGGAGCCGGTGCATCAGCAGGAGCAGCAGCAGCTGGTGCAGGCGCTGGATACGGAAGTCAAGCAGGTTACGGACAAGGAGCCGGTGCATCAGCTGGAGCAGCAGCAGCTGGTGCAGGAGCTGGAAGACAAGCAGGTTACGGACAAGGAGCCGGTGCATCAGCAGGAGCAGCAGCAGCTGGTGCAGGCGCTGGAAGACAAGCAGGTTACGGACAAGGAGCCGGTGCATCAGCAGGAGCAGCTGGTGCTGGCGCGGGATATGGAGGACAAGCAGGTTATGGACAAGGAGCCGGCGCTTCAGCAGGAGCAGCAGCTGCTGGTGCAGCCGCTGGAAGACAAGCAGGTTATGGACAAGGAGCCGGTGCATCAGCAGGAGCAGCAGCAGCTGGTGCAGGCGCTGGATACGGAGGTCAAGCAGGTTACGGACAAGGAGCCGGTGCATCAGCTGGAGCAGCAGCAGCTGGTGCAGGAGCTGGAAGACAAGCAGGTTACGGACAAGGAGCCGGTGCATCAGCAGGAGCAGCAGCAGCTGGTGCAGGCGCTGGATATGGAGGACAAGCAGGTTATGGACAAGGCGCCGGCGCTTCAGCAGGAGCAGCAGCTGCTGGTGCAGCCGCTGGAAGACAAGCAGGTTATGGACAAGGAGCCGGTGCATCAGCAGGAGCAGCAGCAGCTGGTGCAGGCGCTGGATACGGAGGTCAAGCAGGTTACAGACAAGGAACTGGTGCTGCAGCAAGTGCCGCAGCTGCTAGTGCAGGAGCCGCTAGTTCACAAGTTGTATCCAGAACAACGACAACCACATCACAATCCGCAGCAGGAGGAGCTGCTTCTGGATATAGTACAGGAGTTGGGTCTGGAGCGGTAGCTACTGCTTCAGGTGCTGGATATGGAGGACAATCAGGATACGGAACTGGAGCAGGTGCAGCAGCAGGAGCTGCAGCTTCCGGCGCAGGAGCTGGATATGGAGGTCAAGCTGGATACGGACAAGGTGCAGGAGCCTCAGCAGCAGCAACCGCTTCAGCTGCAAGCAACCGAATTGTATCTGCTCCTGCTGTCAATCGAATGAGCGCAGCATCTTCAACTCTTGTTTCTAACGGCGCTTTTAACGTCGGTGCTCTTGGTTCAACGATTTCAAATATGGCTGCTCAGATCCAAGCTAGTTCACAAGGACTTTCTAGTGCAGAAGCAACTGTGCAAGCTCTTCTTGAAGTAATTTCGGTTCTTACCCACATGCTCAGTTCGGCAAACATTGGATACGTCGATTTCAGTCGTGTTGGAGATTCCGCATCTGCTGTCTCTCAATCAATGGCCTATGCTGGTTAA